In Raphanus sativus cultivar WK10039 chromosome 5, ASM80110v3, whole genome shotgun sequence, the following proteins share a genomic window:
- the LOC108835666 gene encoding uncharacterized protein LOC108835666, producing the protein MGVILDSWCFCKGVSKSEKMKGSIFSGKAPAMARISVSGPNGVTSGTGFLIHRNLLLTTHLNLPSVSATETAEVRLQNGVAAALFPHRFFITSSVIDLTIVGVDLVDGGDSNSQSQTQQQPHYLKTCSKPNLELGSVVYLLGYAAQNELTIGEGKLVVATDSLIKLSTDEMIWSPGSAGFDVQGNLAFMICDPRKLATSPASTSTSSSSSLKKDNSKTLMMMQFGIPMPVICDWLNQHWEGSLDEHTSKPKLPLIRLMSSGQKSERSCASFTMRPVFKPTDSADAGTPSSSNARDQTQTHQGSEKEGEEEETSKNNPQTHAQGIPTPEIYESPKLTSSPLRKESGGQVHLLDINFPPRVPKVPTFLPQLNYPQSNHVVVEEEAEIASEGSDAQIASTGSVNGALSEVISSSPPPEAHYVYNNHGYSSEEETMYSAETAESRNYPTPPAKSKFHHHHHDERIGRSQSCVSSSSRWGTPQKSLSGRRAMLEKQRSFVHGNKMLHSQGGATSQQRSNDYYSPTVSSIMKKRINNNSSEKPVFKPVPRPRAASPSSQRWMF; encoded by the exons ATGGGAGTGATATTGGACTCTTGGTGCTTCTGCAAAGGAGTAAGCAAAAGCGAGAAGATGAAAGGTTCAATTTTCTCCGGCAAAGCCCCGGCGATGGCTCGAATCTCTGTCTCCGGACCAAACGGTGTTACTTCCGGAACAGGATTCCTCATTCACCGGAATCTCCTCCTCACCACTCACCTCAATCTCCCTTCCGTCTCCGCCACCGAAACCGCCGAGGTCCGCCTCCAGAACGGCGTCGCCGCCGCTCTCTTCCCTCACAG GTTTTTCATCACAAGTTCTGTTATTGATCTCACCATAGTTGGTGTGGACCTTGTTGATGGTGGGGACTCAAATTCTCAGAGTCAAACCCAACAACAGCCACATTACCTGAAGACATGTTCTAAGCCAAACCTGGAGTTGGGAAGTGTAGTGTACCTTTTAGGGTACGCTGCTCAGAACGAGCTCACGATTGGTGAAGGGAAGTTAGTGGTAGCTACAGACAGTCTCATCAAACTATCTACCGATGAAATGATATGGAGTCCTGGATCAGCTGGGTTTGATGTTCAAGGGAATCTCGCATTCATGATATGCGATCCGAGGAAGCTAGCCACATCACCAGCCTCGACGtccacatcttcttcttcatcgttgAAGAAAGATAATAGCAAGACGCTGATGATGATGCAGTTTGGTATACCTATGCCTGTGATATGTGACTGGCTAAATCAGCACTGGGAAGGTAGTTTGGATGAACATACGAGTAAGCCTAAGTTGCCTCTCATCAGGTTAATGTCTTCTGGTCAGAAGAGTGAGCGTTCTTGTGCTTCGTTCACCATGCGTCCTGTCTTCAAGCCGACAGACTCTGCTGATGCTGGAACACCATCTTCATCTAACGCTAGAGATCAAACTCAAACTCATCAAGGCTCAgagaaggaaggagaagaagaagaaacttcaAAGAACAATCCACAGACTCATGCACAGGGCATCCCAACCCCTGAGATATATGAATCGCCAAAGCTGACTTCAAGCCCTTTAAGAAAGGAGTCTGGTGGTCAAGTCCATCTTTTGGATATCAACTTCCCGCCACGTGTACCTAAAGTCCCAACCTTTCTCCCTCAGCTCAACTACCCACAGAGTAATCATGTTGTGGTGGAAGAGGAGGCTGAGATTGCATCCGAGGGATCAGACGCGCAGATTGCTTCAACAGGCTCGGTGAACGGGGCTCTCAGTGAGGTCATCTCGAGCTCACCGCCACCAGAGGCTCACTATGTTTACAACAACCATGGATACAGCAGCGAGGAGGAGACAATGTACTCTGCAGAAACAGCAGAGAGCCGAAACTATCCAACACCTCCAGCGAAAAGCaagtttcatcatcatcatcatgatgaGAGAATTGGAAGGAGCCAGAGCTGTGTGAGCTCCTCCAGCAGATGGGGAACGCCTCAGAAGAGTCTGAGCGGTAGAAGAGCAATGCTGGAGAAACAGAGAAGCTTCGTCCATGGGAATAAGATGTTGCATTCACAAGGAGGAGCAACCTCGCAGCAGAGGA